A genomic region of Salvelinus namaycush isolate Seneca chromosome 7, SaNama_1.0, whole genome shotgun sequence contains the following coding sequences:
- the LOC120051136 gene encoding chondroitin sulfate glucuronyltransferase-like isoform X1 has translation MAVVAHGDDRPVWLMYETVRHLHQHYGLDYDWFFLAQDDTYMQAERLAELVGHLSAGQDLYMGRAEEFIGGEERARYCHGGYGYLLSRSLLARLQPHLDTCRNDILSVRPDEWLGRCIIDYLGLSCVEVHQEMTYRYFELGKNADPEREDRAQFKNAFTVHPVSEPSLMYRLHKRFSQIELDWTYLQIQQLQVQINNLSELTPEGKAGATWPIGVNPPFKPKTRFEVINWEYFTEEHIYSCPDSSPKCELRGADRADVSAVLETAVERLNERYQPQLRFRKRHLLNGYRRFDPTRGMEYVLDLALEAFTQKGHNQVIAKRVSLLRPLSTIEIIPMPYVTEATRVQVILPVTAHEQDYVSNFLDMYVMNTLDTHDNVLLTFLFVYDPFDAQRISQADVFAGIKAMIGEVEKRYGDVKIPWISVKTEVPSQVKLMDIISKKHPVDTLFFLASVWTEVNADFLNRCRMNAISNWQVFFPIHFQEFSPAIVYRDQQPSAASSFTAEALRDGRFDRHVFEEACFYNADYMAARTKMAADILDNDELLESMDVYEIFVRYSGLHVFRAVEPALVQKYVRRACNPRFSEDIYHRCVLSNLEGLASRSHLAMALFEQEQANST, from the exons ATGGCGGTGGTGGCCCACGGCGACGACCGGCCCGTGTGGCTGATGTACGAGACGGTGCGCCACTTGCACCAGCACTACGGCTTGGATTACGACTGGTTCTTCCTGGCCCAGGACGACACCTACATGCAGGCCGAGAGGCTAGCCGAGCTGGTGGGCCACCTCAGCGCCGGTCAGGACCTCTACATGGGCCGGGCCGAGGAGTTCATCGGTGGGGAGGAGAGGGCCAGGTACTGCCACGGGGGTTACGGCTACCTGCTCTCCCGGAGCTTGCTGGCCCGCCTGCAGCCCCACCTGGACACCTGCCGCAATGACATCCTCAGCGTCAGGCCTGACGAGTGGCTGGGCCGCTGCATCATCGACTACCTGGGCCTGAGCTGTGTAGAGGTGCACCAG GAGATGACGTATCGCTACTTTGAGCTGGGGAAGAATGCAGACCCAGAGCGAGAGGACAGAGCCCAGTTTAAGAATGCCTTCACGGTCCACCCCGTGTCAGAACCCAGCCTCATGTACCGCCTGCACAAACGCTTCAGCCAGATCGAACTGGACTGGACCTACCTACAGATACAGCAGCTGCAG GTCCAGATCAACAACCTGAGTGAGCTGACCCCAGAGGGGAAGGCGGGGGCCACCTGGCCCATCGGGGTCAACCCCCCTTTCAAGCCCAAAACGCGATTTGAGGTCATCAACTGGGAGTACTTCACAGAGGAGCACATTTACTCGTGCCCCGACAGCTCCCCCAAGTGTGAGCTGCGTGGCGCAGACCGGGCCGACGTGAGCGCCGTGCTGGAGACGGCCGTGGAGCGCCTCAACGAGCGCTACCAGCCCCAGCTGCGCTTCAGGAAACGGCATCTGCTCAACGGCTACAGGCGCTTCGACCCCACCCGGGGCATGGAGTACGTGCTGGACCTGGCCCTGGAGGCTTTCACCCAGAAGGGTCACAACCAGGTCATCGCCAAGCGGGTCAGCCTGCTCCGCCCTCTCAGCACCATCGAGATCATCCCCATGCCCTACGTGACGGAGGCCACCCGGGTGCAGGTTATCCTGCCAGTCACAGCCCACGAGCAGGACTATGTGAGCAACTTCCTGGACATGTACGTGATGAACACTCTGGACACGCATGACAACGTCCTGCTCACCTTCCTGTTCGTCTATGACCCCTTCGACGCCCAACGGATCAGTCAGGCCGACGTGTTCGCCGGCATCAAGGCCATGATTGGCGAGGTGGAGAAGCGCTACGGCGACGTGAAGATCCCCTGGATCAGCGTCAAGACGGAGGTGCCGTCGCAGGTCAAGCTGATGGACATCATCTCCAAGAAGCACCCGGTGGATACGCTCTTCTTCCTGGCCTCGGTGTGGACCGAGGTCAACGCCGACTTTCTCAATCGCTGCCGCATGAACGCCATCAGCAACTGGCAGGTGTTCTTCCCCATCCACTTCCAGGAATTCAGCCCGGCCATCGTGTACCGCGACCAGCAGCCCTCAGCCGCCTCCTCCTTCACCGCCGAGGCGCTGCGCGATGGACGCTTCGACCGCCACGTCTTCGAGGAGGCCTGCTTCTACAACGCCGACTACATGGCGGCGCGAACCAAGATGGCCGCCGACATCCTGGACAACGATGAGCTGCTGGAGAGCATGGACGTGTACGAGATCTTTGTGCGCTACTCGGGCTTGCACGTGTTCCGGGCGGTGGAGCCAGCGCTAGTGCAGAAGTATGTGCGGCGGGCGTGCAACCCGCGCTTCAGCGAGGACATCTACCACCGCTGTGTGCTCAGTAACCTGGAGGGCCTGGCCTCGCGATCCCACCTGGCCATGGCCCTGTTTGAGCAGGAACAGGCCAACAGCACCTAG
- the LOC120051136 gene encoding chondroitin sulfate glucuronyltransferase-like isoform X2 yields the protein MVLEQHSANNYVENFRGTSHNTLLTTPKSTASAMRLSSFLAVFRPALPLILGLSLGCSLSLLMVSWTQGDTDDSCGDELGNGGLFLGSNRGDPPEDQRGGPGNEDFQPRIVPYHKDPNKPHKKVLRTRYIHTELGIRERLLVGVLTSRATLNTLAVAVNRTVAHHFHRTFFFTGLRSPKVPHGMAVVAHGDDRPVWLMYETVRHLHQHYGLDYDWFFLAQDDTYMQAERLAELVGHLSAGQDLYMGRAEEFIGGEERARYCHGGYGYLLSRSLLARLQPHLDTCRNDILSVRPDEWLGRCIIDYLGLSCVEVHQEMTYRYFELGKNADPEREDRAQFKNAFTVHPVSEPSLMYRLHKRFSQIELDWTYLQIQQLQVQINNLSELTPEGKAGATWPIGVNPPFKPKTRFEVINWEYFTEEHIYSCPDSSPKCELRGADRADVSAVLETAVERLNERYQPQLRFRKRHLLNGYRRFDPTRGMEYVLDLALEAFTQKGHNQVIAKRVSLLRPLSTIEIIPMPYVTEATRVQVILPVTAHEQDYVSNFLDMYVMNTLDTHDNVLLTFLFVYDPFDAQRISQADVFAGIKAMIGEVEKRYGDVKIPWISVKTEVPSQVKLMDIISKKHPVDTLFFLASVWTEVNADFLNRCRMNAISNWQVFFPIHFQEFSPAIVYRDQQPSAASSFTAEALRDGRFDRHVFEEACFYNADYMAARTKMAADILDNDELLESMDVYEIFVRYSGLHVFRAVEPALVQKYVRRACNPRFSEDIYHRCVLSNLEGLASRSHLAMALFEQEQANST from the exons ATGGTTTTGGAACAGCATTCTGCAAATAATTATGTAGAAAACTTCAGAGGAACGTCACATAacactttattgacaacacccaagtcCACCGCTTCGGCTATGCGTCTCTCCTCCTTCCTGGCCGTGTTCAGGCCTGCTCTTCCCCTTATCCTGGGGCTCTCTTTAGGATGCAGCCTGAGCCTGCTGATGGTCTCCTGGACCCAGGGAGACACAGATGACTCGTGTGGAGATGAACTGGGCAATGGGGGTCTCTTCCTGGGCAGCAATAGGGGAGACCCCCCAGAGGACCAGAGAGGTGGTCCTGGGAATGAGGACTTCCAGCCCCGCATTGTACCATACCACAAGGACCCCAACAAACCACACAAGAAGGTCCTCAG GACGCGCTACATCCACACTGAACTGGGCATCCGAGAACGCCTCCTGGTGGGTGTGCTGACCTCGCGGGCCACCCTCAACACGCTGGCCGTGGCGGTGAACCGCACCGTGGCCCACCACTTCCACCGCACCTTCTTCTTCACGGGCCTGCGCAGCCCCAAGGTCCCCCACGGCATGGCGGTGGTGGCCCACGGCGACGACCGGCCCGTGTGGCTGATGTACGAGACGGTGCGCCACTTGCACCAGCACTACGGCTTGGATTACGACTGGTTCTTCCTGGCCCAGGACGACACCTACATGCAGGCCGAGAGGCTAGCCGAGCTGGTGGGCCACCTCAGCGCCGGTCAGGACCTCTACATGGGCCGGGCCGAGGAGTTCATCGGTGGGGAGGAGAGGGCCAGGTACTGCCACGGGGGTTACGGCTACCTGCTCTCCCGGAGCTTGCTGGCCCGCCTGCAGCCCCACCTGGACACCTGCCGCAATGACATCCTCAGCGTCAGGCCTGACGAGTGGCTGGGCCGCTGCATCATCGACTACCTGGGCCTGAGCTGTGTAGAGGTGCACCAG GAGATGACGTATCGCTACTTTGAGCTGGGGAAGAATGCAGACCCAGAGCGAGAGGACAGAGCCCAGTTTAAGAATGCCTTCACGGTCCACCCCGTGTCAGAACCCAGCCTCATGTACCGCCTGCACAAACGCTTCAGCCAGATCGAACTGGACTGGACCTACCTACAGATACAGCAGCTGCAG GTCCAGATCAACAACCTGAGTGAGCTGACCCCAGAGGGGAAGGCGGGGGCCACCTGGCCCATCGGGGTCAACCCCCCTTTCAAGCCCAAAACGCGATTTGAGGTCATCAACTGGGAGTACTTCACAGAGGAGCACATTTACTCGTGCCCCGACAGCTCCCCCAAGTGTGAGCTGCGTGGCGCAGACCGGGCCGACGTGAGCGCCGTGCTGGAGACGGCCGTGGAGCGCCTCAACGAGCGCTACCAGCCCCAGCTGCGCTTCAGGAAACGGCATCTGCTCAACGGCTACAGGCGCTTCGACCCCACCCGGGGCATGGAGTACGTGCTGGACCTGGCCCTGGAGGCTTTCACCCAGAAGGGTCACAACCAGGTCATCGCCAAGCGGGTCAGCCTGCTCCGCCCTCTCAGCACCATCGAGATCATCCCCATGCCCTACGTGACGGAGGCCACCCGGGTGCAGGTTATCCTGCCAGTCACAGCCCACGAGCAGGACTATGTGAGCAACTTCCTGGACATGTACGTGATGAACACTCTGGACACGCATGACAACGTCCTGCTCACCTTCCTGTTCGTCTATGACCCCTTCGACGCCCAACGGATCAGTCAGGCCGACGTGTTCGCCGGCATCAAGGCCATGATTGGCGAGGTGGAGAAGCGCTACGGCGACGTGAAGATCCCCTGGATCAGCGTCAAGACGGAGGTGCCGTCGCAGGTCAAGCTGATGGACATCATCTCCAAGAAGCACCCGGTGGATACGCTCTTCTTCCTGGCCTCGGTGTGGACCGAGGTCAACGCCGACTTTCTCAATCGCTGCCGCATGAACGCCATCAGCAACTGGCAGGTGTTCTTCCCCATCCACTTCCAGGAATTCAGCCCGGCCATCGTGTACCGCGACCAGCAGCCCTCAGCCGCCTCCTCCTTCACCGCCGAGGCGCTGCGCGATGGACGCTTCGACCGCCACGTCTTCGAGGAGGCCTGCTTCTACAACGCCGACTACATGGCGGCGCGAACCAAGATGGCCGCCGACATCCTGGACAACGATGAGCTGCTGGAGAGCATGGACGTGTACGAGATCTTTGTGCGCTACTCGGGCTTGCACGTGTTCCGGGCGGTGGAGCCAGCGCTAGTGCAGAAGTATGTGCGGCGGGCGTGCAACCCGCGCTTCAGCGAGGACATCTACCACCGCTGTGTGCTCAGTAACCTGGAGGGCCTGGCCTCGCGATCCCACCTGGCCATGGCCCTGTTTGAGCAGGAACAGGCCAACAGCACCTAG
- the LOC120051133 gene encoding ATP-binding cassette sub-family F member 2-like, translating into MPSDLAKKKAAKKKEAAKSRQAHTKKTDEFNGENDQPESQENGPDSNGVASLTKELDEFELKKLDARAVTGVLASHLNSTDVHIASLSLTFHGQELLTDTSLELNSGRRYGLLGLNGTGKSMLLSAIGHREIPIPEHIDIYHLTREMAPSDKTALQCVMEVDEERIQLEKEAERLAAEDSECEKLMELYERLEELDADKAEVRASRILHGLGFSAAMQQKKLKDFSGGWRMRVALARALFIKPFMLLLDEPTNHLDLDACVWLEEELASFRRILVLISHSQDFLNGVCTNIIHLHQKKLKYFTGNYDQYVKTREELEENQMKRFNWEQDQISHMKNYIARFGHGSAKLARQAQSKEKTLQKMVASGLTERVVDDKTLSFYFPSCGKIPPPVIMVQNVSFKYSDNQPHIYKNLEFGIDLDTRVALVGPNGAGKSTLLKLLMGELLPTDGMIRKHSHVKIGRYHQHLTEQLELDLSPLEYMMKCYPEIKEKEEMRKIIGRYGLTGKQQVSPIRNLSDGQKCRVCFAWLAWQNPHMLFLDEPTNHLDIETIDALADAINDYEGGMMLVSHDFRLIQQVAQEIWVCEKQTITKWNRDILAYKEHLKSKIDKQAHDI; encoded by the exons ATGCCGTCAGATCTTGCCAAGAAGAAGGCAGCGAAGAAGAAGGAAGCTGCGAAGTCCCGCCAGGCGCATACAAAGAAAACTGATGAGTTTAATGGGGAGAACGACCAGCCAGAGAGCCAGGAAAATGGACCAGACAGCAATG GGGTGGCTAGCCTGACCAAGGAGCTGGATGAGTTTGAGCTGAAGAAGCTGGATGCGCGGGCGGTGACGGGGGTGCTGGCATCCCACCTCAACAGCACCGACGTGCACATTGCCAGCCTGTCGCTCACCTTCCACGGTCAGGAGCTGCTGACCGACACTAGCCTAGAGCTCAACTCGGGACGGCGTTACGGCCTCCTCGGCCTCAACGGCACAG GAAAGTCCATGTTGTTATCAGCCATCGGCCATCGCGAGATCCCCATTCCCGAGCACATAGACATCTACCACCTGACCAGGGAAATGGCCCCCAGTGACAAGACGGCCCTGCAGTGTGTGATGGAGGTGGACGAGGAGAGGATCCAGCTGGAGAAGGAGGCAGAGCGGCTAGCAGCCGAGGACT CTGAGTGTGAGAAGCTGATGGAGCTGTACGAGCGTCTGGAAGAGCTGGATGCAGACAAGGCGGAGGTGCGAGCCTCCAGGATCCTCCACGGCCTAGGCTTCAGCGCCGCCATGCAGCAGAAGAAGCTCAAGGACTTCAGCGGAGGCTGGAGGATGCGTGTGGCTCTGGCCAG AGCTCTGTTCATCAAGCCCTTCATGTTGCTGCTGGACGAGCCCACCAACCACCTGGACCTAGATGCCTGTGTATGGCTGGAAGAGGAGCTCGCATC GTTCAGGCGAATCCTTGTGCTCATCTCCCACTCTCAAGACTTCCTAAACGGAGTTTGCACCAACATCATCCACCTGCACCAGAAGAAGCTCAAGTACTTCACG GGTAACTATGACCAGTACGTGAAGACCAGGGAGGAGCTGGAAGAGAACCAGATGAAACGTTTCAACTGGGAGCAGGACCAGATCTCACACATGAAG AATTACATTGCCAGGTTTGGTCATGGCTCGGCCAAGCTGGCACGACAGGCCCAGAGCAAAGAGAAGACGCTGCAGAAGATGGTGGCCTCAGGGCTGACTGAACGTGTGGTGGATGACAAG aCACTGTCGTTTTATTTTCCTTCCTGTGGAAAGATCCCCCCTCCTGTTATCATGGTTCAGAACGTTAGCTTCAAATACAGTGACAACCAG CCACACATATACAAGAACCTGGAGTTTGGCATTGACCTGGACACGCGAGTGGCTCTGGTGGGGCCCAACGGAGCAGGGAAGTCCACACTCCTCAAACTCCTGATGGGAGAG ctgctccccaCTGACGGCATGATCAGGAAACATTCTCACGTGAAGATTGGCCGATATCACCAG CATCTGACAGAGCAGCTGGAGCTGGACCTGTCTCCTCTGGAGTACATGATGAAGTGCTACCCAGAGATCAAGGAGAAGGAGGAAATGAGGAAGATCATCGGCCGCTACGGCCTCACAggaaaacaacag GTGAGTCCGATCAGGAACCTGTCGGACGGCCAGAAGTGTCGGGTGTGCTTCGCCTGGTTGGCCTGGCAGAACCCCCACATGCTCTTCCTGGACGAGCCCACCAATCACCTGGACATCGAGACCATTGACGCCCTGGCTGATGCCATCAACGACTACGAGGGCGGCATGATGCTGGTCAGCCACGACTTCAGACTCATCCAGCAG gtGGCTCAGGAGATCTGGGTATGTGAGAAGCAAACCATCACCAAATGGAACAGGGACATCCTGGCATACAAGGAACACTTGAAATCGAAGATTGACAAGCAAGCGCATGACATCTAG